A stretch of the Thermus thermophilus genome encodes the following:
- a CDS encoding nucleotidyltransferase family protein produces MDLETLRARREAVLSLCARHGAVRVRVFGSVARGEAREDSDLDLLVAFEEGRTLLDHARLKLALEGLLGVRVDIVSERGLAPRLREQVLREAIPL; encoded by the coding sequence ATGGACCTGGAGACCCTCAGGGCCAGAAGGGAGGCCGTGCTAAGCCTCTGCGCCCGCCACGGGGCGGTGAGGGTGCGGGTCTTTGGCTCTGTGGCCCGGGGGGAAGCCCGAGAAGACAGCGACCTGGACCTCCTGGTGGCCTTTGAGGAGGGGCGCACTCTTCTGGACCATGCCCGTCTAAAGCTGGCCCTGGAGGGGCTCTTGGGGGTGCGGGTAGATATCGTGAGCGAGAGGGGCCTGGCCCCTAGGCTCCGGGAGCAAGTCCTGCGGGAGGCCATCCCTCTATGA
- a CDS encoding DUF86 domain-containing protein, which produces MRNPRERLLDILEAIARIERYAALGKARFLQDELVQVWIVHHLERIGEAAARLGREFHEAHPHIPWREMVAMRNLLVHEYFSVDLEEVWSTVVRDLPALKVQVQALLEVDS; this is translated from the coding sequence ATGAGGAACCCCCGGGAGAGGCTTCTGGATATCCTGGAGGCCATTGCCCGTATTGAGCGGTACGCCGCTCTGGGGAAGGCACGCTTTTTGCAAGACGAGCTGGTTCAGGTCTGGATCGTGCACCACCTAGAGCGCATCGGGGAGGCTGCGGCCAGGCTGGGACGGGAGTTTCACGAGGCCCACCCGCACATCCCCTGGCGGGAGATGGTGGCCATGCGCAACCTCCTCGTCCACGAGTACTTCAGCGTGGACTTGGAAGAGGTCTGGTCTACTGTGGTCCGGGATTTGCCCGCGCTAAAGGTTCAGGTACAAGCCCTCTTGGAGGTTGATTCTTGA
- a CDS encoding glycoside hydrolase family 13 protein: MNHHDLEHVDPPFPELGEEVELFLETEAREGLLLYERDGELHEKPMEPWERGLRARVPVHASPFRYVFRLPQGYLGSHGLEKTLPRYDRFFHLLAKPLPPEWALGTVFYQIFPDRFRQGRPELAPKEGAWLYGGRPIRKKAWNEPPGEDGAREFYGGDLFGVLEALPYLEALGVEALYLTPIFQSPSSHRYDTEDYRRVDPHLGGEEALRALYEALEARGMKLILDGVFNHVGATHPWFQKALEDPSSPERGMFTFYPDGTYASFWGVRHMPKLDYASALTRERFVFGKEAPVRHWMRLAHGWRLDVAHSIGEGGTNRKNARWLRALARAAKEEREDALVFGELSYDAVPTLRAHTLDGAMHYAGFAHPVMAWLSGRDLHGNPVELEAEDLWRVLWDHYAALPLQLRHSMYTLLSSHDIPRALWRLRGDKERFKTAYALLFAFPGSPAVYYGDEVGLSQPNPYEVWRGDPYCRAPFPWDEALWDKDLLAFLRRLILLKKTHPALRLGGLLPLEAPPGVLAFRRRHRGKEVWAFFAKEGVRLSLPRGVDLLSGREVAGEVEARHLLLEPLE; encoded by the coding sequence TTGAATCACCACGACCTGGAACACGTTGACCCCCCCTTTCCCGAGCTCGGGGAGGAGGTGGAGCTTTTCCTGGAAACCGAGGCCCGGGAGGGGCTTCTCCTCTACGAGCGGGACGGGGAGCTCCACGAGAAGCCCATGGAGCCTTGGGAAAGGGGCCTCAGGGCGCGGGTTCCCGTCCACGCGAGCCCCTTCCGCTACGTTTTCCGCCTCCCCCAAGGCTACCTGGGCAGCCACGGCCTGGAGAAGACCCTGCCCCGCTACGACCGCTTCTTCCACCTCCTCGCCAAGCCCCTTCCCCCGGAGTGGGCCCTGGGGACGGTCTTCTACCAGATCTTCCCCGACCGCTTCCGCCAAGGGCGCCCGGAGCTCGCCCCCAAGGAGGGGGCCTGGCTTTACGGGGGGAGGCCCATCCGCAAAAAGGCCTGGAATGAACCCCCCGGGGAGGACGGGGCGCGGGAGTTCTACGGGGGGGACCTCTTTGGGGTCCTCGAGGCCCTCCCCTACCTGGAGGCCCTTGGGGTGGAGGCCCTCTACCTCACCCCCATCTTCCAAAGCCCCTCCAGCCACCGCTACGACACCGAGGACTACCGCCGGGTGGACCCCCACCTGGGCGGGGAGGAGGCCCTTAGGGCGCTCTACGAGGCCCTCGAGGCCCGGGGGATGAAGCTCATCCTGGACGGGGTCTTCAACCACGTGGGGGCGACCCACCCCTGGTTCCAGAAGGCCCTTGAGGACCCCTCCTCCCCCGAGCGGGGGATGTTCACCTTTTACCCCGACGGCACCTACGCCAGCTTCTGGGGGGTGAGGCACATGCCCAAGCTGGACTACGCCTCGGCGCTCACAAGGGAGCGCTTCGTCTTCGGCAAGGAGGCCCCCGTCCGCCACTGGATGCGCCTCGCCCACGGCTGGCGGCTGGACGTGGCCCACTCCATCGGGGAAGGGGGGACGAACCGGAAGAACGCCCGCTGGCTCAGGGCCCTGGCCCGGGCCGCCAAGGAGGAGCGGGAAGACGCCCTGGTCTTCGGGGAGCTCTCCTACGACGCCGTCCCCACCCTAAGGGCCCACACCCTGGACGGGGCCATGCACTACGCCGGCTTCGCCCACCCGGTGATGGCGTGGCTTTCGGGGCGGGACCTCCACGGCAACCCCGTGGAGCTGGAGGCCGAAGACCTTTGGCGGGTCCTTTGGGACCACTACGCCGCCCTTCCCCTCCAGCTCCGCCACAGCATGTACACCCTCCTCTCCTCCCACGACATCCCCCGGGCCCTCTGGCGCCTTAGGGGGGACAAGGAGCGTTTCAAGACCGCTTATGCCCTCCTCTTCGCCTTCCCCGGAAGCCCCGCCGTCTACTACGGGGACGAGGTGGGCCTCTCCCAGCCCAACCCCTACGAGGTCTGGCGGGGGGACCCCTACTGCCGCGCTCCCTTCCCCTGGGACGAGGCCCTTTGGGACAAGGACCTCCTCGCCTTCCTCCGGCGCCTCATCCTCCTTAAGAAGACCCACCCCGCCTTGAGGCTCGGGGGGCTCCTCCCCCTCGAGGCCCCCCCGGGGGTCCTGGCCTTCAGGCGGCGCCACCGGGGGAAGGAGGTCTGGGCCTTCTTCGCCAAGGAAGGGGTGCGCCTTTCCCTTCCCCGGGGGGTGGACCTCCTTTCGGGAAGGGAGGTGGCGGGGGAGGTGGAGGCGCGGCACCTCCTCCTGGAACCTTTAGAATGA
- the mutS2 gene encoding endonuclease MutS2 translates to MRDVLEVLEFPRVRALLAERAKTPLGRELALALAPLSREEAERRHELTGEALLYPYALPEAGALREAYGRALAGARLSGPELLKAAKALEEAMALKEELLPLRNALSQVAEGIGDHTPFLERVRKALDEEGAVKDEASPRLAEIRKELRPLRQKILDHLYALMDRHREAFQDRFVTLRRERYCVPVRAGMAQKVPGILLDESESGATLFIEPFSVVKLNNRLQALRLKEEEEVNRILRDLSEKLAKDEGVPKTLEALGLLDLVQAQAALARDLGLSRPAFGERYELHRAFHPLIPNPVRNSFALDGKNRILLISGPNMGGKTALLKTLGLAVLMAQSGLFVAAEKALLAWPDRVYADIGDEQSLQENLSTFAGHLRRLKEMLEEATPNSLVLIDELGSGTDPEEGAALSQAILEALLERGVKGMVTTHLSPLKAFAQGREGIGNASMRFDLEALRPTYELVLGVPGRSYALAIARRLALPEEVLKRAEALLPEGGHLEALLERLEAERLALEAERERLRRELSQVERLRKALAEREARFEEERAERLKALEEEVRAELLKVEAELKALKEKARAEGKRDALRELMALRERYAKKAPPPPPPPGLAPGALVEVPSLGKRGRVVELRGEEVLVQVGPLKMSLKPQEVKPLSEAEPGKPLLAKPRREVKEVDLRGLTVAEALLEVDQALEEARALGLPTLRLLHGKGTGALRQAIREALRRDKRVESFADAPPHEGGHGVTVVALRP, encoded by the coding sequence GTGCGGGACGTCCTCGAGGTCCTGGAGTTCCCCCGGGTGCGGGCCCTCCTGGCGGAGAGGGCCAAGACCCCCTTGGGCCGGGAGCTCGCCCTGGCCCTCGCCCCCCTTTCCCGAGAAGAGGCGGAGCGGCGGCACGAGCTCACGGGGGAGGCCCTCCTCTACCCCTACGCCCTCCCCGAGGCGGGGGCCTTAAGGGAGGCCTACGGGAGGGCCCTCGCGGGGGCGAGGCTTTCCGGCCCCGAGCTCCTAAAGGCGGCCAAGGCCCTGGAGGAGGCCATGGCCCTAAAAGAGGAGCTCCTTCCCCTGCGAAACGCCCTAAGCCAGGTGGCGGAGGGCATCGGGGACCACACCCCCTTCCTGGAGCGGGTGCGGAAGGCCCTGGACGAGGAAGGGGCGGTGAAGGACGAGGCGAGCCCCAGGCTCGCCGAGATCCGCAAGGAGCTTAGGCCCCTCCGCCAAAAGATCCTGGACCACCTCTACGCCCTCATGGACCGCCACCGGGAGGCCTTCCAGGACCGCTTCGTCACCTTAAGGCGGGAGCGCTACTGCGTCCCCGTGAGGGCGGGGATGGCCCAGAAGGTGCCGGGGATCCTCCTGGACGAGTCCGAGTCGGGGGCGACCCTCTTCATAGAGCCCTTCTCCGTGGTCAAGCTCAACAACCGCCTCCAGGCCCTGAGGCTCAAGGAGGAGGAGGAGGTGAACCGCATCCTCCGGGACCTCTCCGAGAAGCTCGCTAAGGACGAGGGGGTGCCGAAGACCCTGGAGGCCCTGGGCCTTTTGGACCTCGTCCAGGCCCAGGCCGCCTTGGCCCGGGACCTGGGGCTTTCCCGCCCCGCTTTCGGGGAGCGGTACGAGCTCCACCGGGCCTTTCACCCCCTGATCCCAAACCCCGTGCGGAACTCCTTCGCCCTGGACGGGAAGAACCGCATCCTCCTCATCTCCGGGCCCAACATGGGGGGGAAGACCGCCCTCCTCAAGACCCTAGGCCTCGCCGTCCTCATGGCCCAGTCGGGCCTCTTCGTGGCGGCGGAGAAGGCCCTTTTGGCCTGGCCCGACCGGGTCTATGCCGACATCGGGGACGAGCAGTCCCTCCAGGAGAACCTCTCCACCTTCGCCGGGCACTTAAGGCGCCTCAAGGAGATGCTGGAAGAGGCCACCCCCAATAGCCTCGTCCTCATTGACGAGCTCGGAAGCGGCACCGACCCCGAGGAGGGGGCGGCCCTTTCCCAGGCCATCCTCGAGGCCCTCCTGGAGAGGGGGGTCAAGGGGATGGTCACCACCCACCTCTCCCCCCTGAAGGCCTTCGCCCAGGGGAGGGAGGGGATCGGGAACGCCTCCATGCGCTTTGACCTCGAGGCCCTCCGCCCCACCTACGAGCTCGTCCTCGGGGTGCCGGGGCGGAGCTACGCCCTGGCCATCGCGAGAAGGCTCGCCCTCCCCGAGGAGGTCCTTAAGCGGGCCGAGGCCCTTTTGCCCGAAGGGGGGCACCTGGAGGCCCTTCTGGAGAGGCTCGAGGCCGAGCGCCTGGCCCTGGAGGCGGAGCGGGAGCGCCTGAGGCGGGAGCTTTCCCAGGTGGAGAGGCTGCGCAAGGCCCTGGCCGAGCGGGAGGCCCGTTTTGAGGAGGAGCGGGCGGAGAGGCTTAAGGCCCTCGAGGAGGAGGTGCGGGCCGAGCTCCTCAAGGTGGAGGCCGAGCTCAAGGCCCTCAAGGAGAAGGCCAGGGCCGAGGGCAAGCGGGACGCCCTCCGGGAACTCATGGCCCTCCGGGAGCGCTACGCCAAGAAGGCCCCGCCGCCCCCGCCCCCCCCGGGCCTCGCCCCCGGGGCCCTGGTGGAGGTGCCGTCCTTGGGCAAACGGGGCCGGGTGGTGGAGCTCAGGGGGGAGGAGGTCCTGGTCCAGGTGGGCCCCCTGAAGATGAGCCTCAAGCCCCAGGAGGTGAAGCCCCTTTCCGAGGCCGAACCGGGCAAGCCCCTCCTCGCCAAGCCCCGGCGGGAGGTGAAGGAGGTGGACCTCCGGGGCCTCACGGTGGCCGAGGCCCTCCTGGAGGTGGACCAGGCCCTGGAGGAGGCCCGGGCCCTGGGCCTTCCCACCCTCCGCCTCCTCCACGGCAAGGGGACGGGGGCCTTAAGGCAGGCCATCCGGGAGGCCCTCCGCCGGGACAAGCGGGTGGAAAGCTTCGCCGACGCCCCGCCCCACGAGGGGGGGCATGGGGTTACCGTGGTGGCGCTTCGGCCTTGA
- a CDS encoding TIGR00730 family Rossman fold protein gives MPKKPLIDQLHHEDSWRLFRILAEFVEGFETLSELQVPLVSVFGSARFGEGHPAYEMGYRLGKALAEAGFGVVTGGGPGVMEAVNRGAYEAGGVSVGLNIELPHEQRSNPYQTHALSLRYFFVRKVLFVRYAVGFVFLPGGFGTLDELSEVLVLIQTEKVHPFPVFLLDRGYWEGLVRWLAFLREQKAVGPEDLGLFRLLDEPEEVVKALKAEAPPR, from the coding sequence ATGCCCAAGAAGCCCCTCATTGACCAGCTCCACCACGAGGACAGCTGGCGCCTCTTCCGCATCCTGGCGGAGTTCGTGGAGGGCTTTGAAACCCTCTCCGAGCTCCAGGTGCCCTTGGTCTCCGTCTTCGGCTCTGCCCGCTTCGGCGAGGGCCACCCCGCTTACGAGATGGGCTACCGCCTGGGCAAGGCCCTGGCCGAGGCGGGCTTCGGGGTGGTGACAGGGGGCGGACCCGGGGTGATGGAGGCGGTGAACCGGGGGGCCTACGAGGCGGGCGGCGTGAGCGTGGGCCTGAACATAGAGCTTCCCCACGAACAGCGGTCCAACCCCTACCAGACCCACGCCCTCTCCTTGCGCTACTTCTTCGTGCGCAAGGTCCTCTTCGTCCGCTACGCCGTGGGCTTCGTCTTTCTGCCCGGGGGGTTCGGCACCTTGGACGAGCTCTCCGAGGTCCTGGTCTTGATCCAGACGGAGAAGGTCCACCCCTTCCCCGTCTTCCTTTTGGACCGGGGCTACTGGGAAGGGCTCGTCCGCTGGCTCGCCTTCCTCCGGGAGCAAAAGGCCGTGGGACCGGAGGACCTCGGGCTCTTCCGCCTGTTGGACGAGCCAGAGGAGGTGGTCAAGGCCCTCAAGGCCGAAGCGCCACCACGGTAA
- the murI gene encoding glutamate racemase, which translates to MKDPKAPIGVFDSGVGGLTVLKALRRLLPREEFLYFGDTARVPYGGKPLAMVRRFAWEIAGFLLRQGVKAIVVACNTASSAALPDLAEDLSVPVFGVVEPAARAARGFRKVGLIGTQATVESGAYPRYVDLAWAQACPLFVPLVEEGLWDDPVALLVARHYLEDAPKDLEALILGCTHYPFLKGAIGAVLPGVVLLDSAELTAQEVARALEAEGLLNPEGRGRTFHFVTGDPEAYRALAERLGERVEAVHRVSLEEL; encoded by the coding sequence GTGAAGGACCCCAAGGCCCCCATCGGCGTCTTTGACTCCGGGGTGGGGGGGCTCACGGTGCTCAAGGCCCTCCGCCGCCTCCTGCCCCGGGAGGAGTTTCTCTACTTCGGGGACACGGCCCGCGTGCCTTACGGCGGCAAGCCCCTCGCCATGGTGCGCCGCTTCGCCTGGGAGATCGCGGGCTTCCTCCTGCGGCAAGGGGTGAAGGCCATCGTGGTGGCCTGCAACACGGCGAGTTCCGCCGCCTTGCCTGACCTCGCCGAGGACCTTTCCGTGCCGGTCTTCGGGGTGGTGGAGCCCGCCGCCAGGGCCGCCCGGGGCTTCCGGAAGGTGGGCCTCATCGGCACCCAGGCCACCGTGGAAAGCGGGGCCTACCCCAGGTACGTGGACCTGGCCTGGGCCCAGGCCTGCCCCCTCTTCGTCCCCTTGGTGGAGGAGGGCCTATGGGACGACCCCGTGGCCCTCCTCGTGGCCCGCCACTACCTCGAGGACGCCCCCAAGGACCTCGAGGCCCTGATCCTGGGGTGCACCCACTACCCCTTCCTCAAGGGGGCCATCGGCGCGGTCCTCCCTGGGGTGGTCCTCCTGGACTCCGCCGAGCTCACCGCCCAGGAGGTGGCGAGGGCCCTCGAGGCCGAAGGGCTCCTCAACCCGGAGGGCCGGGGCCGGACCTTCCACTTCGTCACCGGGGACCCGGAGGCCTACCGGGCCTTGGCCGAGCGCCTGGGGGAAAGGGTGGAGGCCGTGCACCGGGTGAGCCTGGAGGAGCTTTAG